The sequence below is a genomic window from Lolium perenne isolate Kyuss_39 chromosome 4, Kyuss_2.0, whole genome shotgun sequence.
ATTCACTGTGCCAAATTCAAAGGAACAAAAACATGGATTTCTGAATCATCTAAACTCGATGAACTGAACATAAACGGATACTAAAGGAAGAAAGCTGAATATCGAGTTCATAAgatctatttaaagaaaatacttTGAAGTCTCTAGCTATCAGGTAACCAAGGGAAGCACGAACATGTTATGTAACCATTTAAGATCACAAATAAAAAATTTTCAGAGCAGGTCAAGTAAATCAATTTGCCTTAGCCTGGATACAAAAATATGCCTTGTGGGGAGAAATAAATTTGCTAGGTCAAGTAAATTGGGCAAAGCTAGATCAGACGGCCGTTGTCGCTCCTAGCGACGATCCAGCAGTTAAAAATGCACCTCGCCAAGATACCCTGACCAATCAAGTAGGCAACTGGGCTTACAGTTTGTAGGTATACGAAGCCTCATTTTGaatactaagggcatctccaacgggctgacccaaacggacgcgctgggccgtccgttttgggccgtttgcgtggccggccggacacgcggacagcgctccgcgtccgcgtgtccatttgggtcgcacgctgcgcccaaggCAGCGGCCACCCATTTGGCCATTTGGCCTATTTCTTTTGAAAATAGGCCATCTGGCCACACATAGTTATAAATAGTATGTAACAAATATAGAAATAATATCTAACAATTATAGAATAATATCAAATAGCATAAAAcaatatcaaataaaatgttgcatgatgaagaaataaaatgtgccatagttcgaacaaatataaaaattacaaattgagattgtcaactcaatttggacgctctaggatctccttctgcctcttctcgaaccaagctctcttcgcctcgctcatgttggtcaagtcggcgttcatgatcaggttgtcctcggcttggcgtttgagctcaacttccttcgccttcaactccacctcttGGGCCCTTGCCAGTGCTGTGAGCTCAATttctctctctttgagctcaatttctctagctttggtcTTGGCCTTGACCTCTTCTATCTCAAGCTTCTTCTTTTGGACATCGAAGTAGTTCTTCCTGTCCTCCTCTTTCTCCCGGCGCCTTCTCTCATCCCTTTTGTCCGTGGACACCTCTCTATCGGCATGCAACTCCTTCAAAGTGCCAAACAATAACATGGACGAGGCATCACGCTTCAAGTCGGCTTTGGTTGCCTTGTGGCCGCGAGGacgacttgcacgagaagcggagctaccgcaaggctggccaccatcaaggtcaatgaccgtcggatctttggcggtcttgttgccagtcaaggtcgccatgtacccctcgtacccctcctggaacttgggggtaccatggagtatcttccaacaatgagggaaggcaaaggtCTTTTCTCCATTGACCGATTTGTACCAATCCAAAGCTTGCCACGCCTAGAGCAAAGCGAGACAAGAACGATAAACATATGTGCAAACACCGAATGAACGAGTTGAGGttaagaatcataccaagtccttcatgCCCATGCCGCTAACGGGGAGCCGCTTCGCGTGATCATACGCCGCCTGGAATttgttgcattccgtttgaattgttccccacctcttttggagcgaTATTTCGCTGCGGTCGCTCTCAAATGGATCCTGTCCGTATTTACGATGCTTATGAAAGTATTCATAGATCCGGCGCCAGAATGCGgtccccttctgctcggcacccgtcaatgcatcttgcccgatgATCAGCCATCCTTCGACCagcaccttgtcctccttctccgtGTAGTTGTTGGTTCGTTTGCTTACGCGGCGAGCTCGAGCTTGTGCAGCTGCGGCTTGCGTCAACTCCTGAGCGAACAACGGCTCCTCCTCGATGTTAATGCTGCCGGGACAGGCAGTGCTCTCCTGATGTGTGTCAACGGCAGGCGGCTGGGGAGCCTGCTCGGTCGAAGCAGAGGGCATGGTGGTCGGCATTGGCTGCGTGTACACCGGAGGGGCCTGCACGGTGGACAAATCGTCGAGCAGGTTCCGTGCGCCGGCCATCGTTGCTGCTCCCATGTTCTTGGGGcctttggagttcgccggcgcacGGTTCAGGTCAATGGACGAAGGAGACGGCCCCGTGAACGACTCGCCCACCTCCGGCGACCCATCCCGTGACGGGTACGCGTACCGCGCCGACTGCGACCCCAATTCGTGCGCGCCGGGCGTGTACCCAAACGGGGCTACCGGCAGGGATGTTGACCTTAGAGGAAGGGGCCGGGTCACGGACGAGGACGAGCTCCCCCCCAAGGCCGTGCCGGCGGCAGGGAGGATCAAGTGCTGAGCGAGCGCTTGGTGGCCATAAAAGAGCATGGCATGCTCTTGCAAGACGTCCGCCTTGGCCTCCGTCTTGAGTTGGAGAAGCTGCtccgccgcccgctgccgctcctccgcgGCAGCGATATCCCTCTTCCTTTGGTCGAGCGCCCTGCGGCGGTCGGCCCTCTTCTTGCTCTCGATCTTCCTCTGCTCCGCGGTGAGGTCGGGCTTCGCCTTCTTGGTCGCCGGCCCGGGCTCcacgaccaccggagcgtccagtTGAGGAGCCTCCGCCAAGGGAGGAGCGGGAACGGCCGCGAGCtctccgatggtggcggtggcggcggcagtcgcttcgtcggccatctctaggttttgggagtggagtggactgggtgtgttttgggagacagacaggcgggccaggggcggacaaggggaggacgcgagcgaccagcatccggcgtccgcggccacgcaaactcgtcccagatttgggccgggtttgggtcgtcccggacgccgcggccatccgttttagggataggtccgcgcgttgggccgcgtttttgtccggctcgacccaaacggacgcgcgggcgcggtttgggtcgcgcggttggagatgccctaaggctggtgccaatgcatagcctcactctcacccgccacgtcagcttttttcctcactctcaccccactctcaccccactctcaccccacggtgtcaatgcacaggctatagtgccagcttTACTTCTCTTTCCTCCACGTCAGCTTTCTATCTCCTCGACATCAGCATTTCATTTTCAGattacaacaatataaataatgcaaggaaattattttattgaactaaaattgttaccgattacatcataaaaaaaattacataaaaatctgaaaagattacataaaaatctgaaaaattACATAATCTAGGAATTAGCCCACACATGCTCCATCAAATCATGCTGGAGCTGTGTATACATCGGTGACTCCCTCATTTCGGTGTCCATCTGAATCCTGGCTGCTAGGCTTGGTGGTGCATGGTGGTGTATTGCAGGGCCGACATTTGAAGCAACTGTCTCATAGATGTTGTCCAAATTTTGTCCACGCTCatcgtcgatgatcatgttgtgcagaacTGCAGCTGGACGAAGACATGGCGTTGAGTGGAGTGGAAATGGAGAGTGGAGGTGTGGAATGACTGAAAACAtatggggtatttatagggggttGGGATGAATTTTTGGGgtttttttcggatttttttgaaCCAGCAACGCCTACCCCAACGGCTACCCCAACAACCAATCACAACGCGCCACCTCAGCCCTTCCCTCTCGCCCCGCCTCTTGCCCCCCCGCCATCGCTGCCGCCCGCCTCCCGCCTCGCTCTCGCCCCCAACAcgggcggtagccgggcgggagcGGGCGATACCGCCCGGCGCCCCCGCCGTCGCCCCTCCCTCTCGTcccgcccgcctcccgccccgCGCCGGGCGCTATCGCCCCGCCTCTctcccgcgttggcaccagcctaataCATGGCCCACCTAAGTTGATATATAGTGAGTAATCTAGTTATGAGCTCTTTCGACCAATAGCTAACTTCCTAACAATCACAATGCAACAATGCAAAGACGAAATACATTCCGTTCAGAATCAATTGTGAAACTACGAACAGTACGTACGTACAATGTAGAGCCATACTCTCATAACTGACTATTTATTATTTATCATAAGGCAATTCAGATGGTGATATGCATCCTCATTTGATTACTAATAAATAGGCGAATAGGTTAATGAAAATAAATTGTTGCAGTTTGCGCAGCTGTTAACAATAAAGAGATAATAGCTATAATCAGATAGTCATAAGAATTAACACAACACAAAAATGTTACGGAATTCCACAAGCCCACGAGGCCGCGATGGTGACAATTGTACTGTAATTAGCAGACAACAATTCCAGAATTAGAGTTGAGTATGAGGTAAAATGACATGGCTTACCTTGAAAGTTGAAACACTTGGAgagaaagaaaattcaaaacacatagcCTATGAATGAACTATATTTGAGAAGATACTTATGTCATAATAATGGTAAATCCAGCAAAAACTGAAGGAAGCTGTCCATGCAAATCAGGACCAATAAGTAGAAGCTTACAATTATCAATCTTTCCGCATCCTTTTTTGATGTTTCGCATGGAGCATCTCCGCTTCTGTGTCATTTTTATAGTCATTAACGTCAACCAATGGAGGAACAGTTGGTGCGGAGTATGTTGCCTGAAGTATTTCTTTGGATATTAGGAGCATGGGAGACGACCAGTTATCATCACCTTCATCAATTACTACAGCCCCATGAACCTCTGGACCATACGAAGACTCACGTTGAGTAACATTTTCAATAACAGGACCCTTACCAGAACTAATTGTTTGAGAATTACTCTCTTTAGTGAACCGAGGCATAGCCCGGATGGTTGCCGGGTGCTGATACCTGTGCTACCCGTGAGATCTCGAGTTCGAGTGCTAGCGCCCGCTCTCTCATTGTACACACCAAATTATCATCTATTGAATTGCTTGGAGGGCTTCTTACCCCCCAAGtcgcatttttttttatttttagaaTTACTCTCTTTAGCTTCGATaggaatctgccgcacctccctGGGATCTGTAACCTTAGGTCCCCCTACCCTAACAAAGAAACCAGCAGCAGCTCTCTCAACAAAACTCGCGTCCAGAATATCAACAGGGCTGCCCATAGGCCTGCTAAATGAAGGATCAAATAGTTTGTCCAGATCCATCATATCACCATGACAGGCATAGGGTTCTGATTGATTCTGCTGCTGAAAATTACATGTCAGTTATATTTTGTTGAGGGAACACCGTATCAGAAAGAAAACAATTGTGTGAGAAAAACACTCACCAACCTGTCTCCCTCATTGAAGTATGCATTCACAGCTTCAGTTACGTCATCACTATGCTCCTGAGTATATTTCATTATCACCAATATATCAGCCTAGAAAGTATAA
It includes:
- the LOC127294518 gene encoding uncharacterized protein isoform X4 — its product is MRQSAVLKRLAKFHRSSHRSAHDDSLHEHSDDVTEAVNAYFNEGDRLQQNQSEPYACHGDMMDLDKLFDPSFSRPMGSPVDILDASFVERAAAGFFVRVGGPKVTDPREVRQIPIEAKEKVHGAVVIDEGDDNWSSPMLLISKEILQATYSAPTVPPLVDVNDYKNDTEAEMLHAKHQKRMRKD
- the LOC127294518 gene encoding plant UBX domain-containing protein 8 isoform X3, encoding MRQSAVLKRLAKFHRSSHRSAHDDSLHEHSDDVTEAVNAYFNEGDRLNQSEPYACHGDMMDLDKLFDPSFSRPMGSPVDILDASFVERAAAGFFVRVGGPKVTDPREVRQIPIEAKESNSQTISSGKGPVIENVTQRESSYGPEVHGAVVIDEGDDNWSSPMLLISKEILQATYSAPTVPPLVDVNDYKNDTEAEMLHAKHQKRMRKD
- the LOC127294518 gene encoding plant UBX domain-containing protein 8 isoform X2, with amino-acid sequence MRQSAVLKRLAKFHRSSHRSAHDDSLHEHSDDVTEAVNAYFNEGDRLQNQSEPYACHGDMMDLDKLFDPSFSRPMGSPVDILDASFVERAAAGFFVRVGGPKVTDPREVRQIPIEAKESNSQTISSGKGPVIENVTQRESSYGPEVHGAVVIDEGDDNWSSPMLLISKEILQATYSAPTVPPLVDVNDYKNDTEAEMLHAKHQKRMRKD
- the LOC127294518 gene encoding plant UBX domain-containing protein 8 isoform X1 yields the protein MRQSAVLKRLAKFHRSSHRSAHDDSLHEHSDDVTEAVNAYFNEGDRLQQNQSEPYACHGDMMDLDKLFDPSFSRPMGSPVDILDASFVERAAAGFFVRVGGPKVTDPREVRQIPIEAKESNSQTISSGKGPVIENVTQRESSYGPEVHGAVVIDEGDDNWSSPMLLISKEILQATYSAPTVPPLVDVNDYKNDTEAEMLHAKHQKRMRKD
- the LOC127294518 gene encoding uncharacterized protein isoform X5 — protein: MRQSAVLKRLAKFHRSSHRSAHDDSLHEHSDDVTEAVNAYFNEGDRLQQNQSEPYACHGDMMDLDKLFDPSFSRPMGSPVDILDASFVERAAAGFFVRVGGPKVTDPRERFMGL